The DNA region CGGCCCTCTTTTTTTGCACGTGGATCCGGAATTGGTATGGAGGACAACAACGCTTTGGTATAAGGGTGTAACGGCTTTTCATACAACTCATTACTTTCAGCAATTTCCATCATATGACCTAAATACATAACGCCTATTCTATCCGATATATGCTTAACCATAGACAAGTCGTGGGCAATAAACAAATAGGTTAAGCCCAGCTCCTTTTGTAGATCTTCAAGCATATTAACCACTTGTGCCTGGATAGAAACATCTAGGGCAGAAATCGGTTCATCACATATAATCAAATCCGGTTCAATAGCTATGGCCCTTGCAATACCGATTCTTTGTCGTTGACCACCGGAGAACTCATGTGGGTAACGGCTGGCATGTTCTTTTTTAAGTCCAACGCGTGTCAGCAAGTCATGGATACGTTCCATCCTAGCTTCACCTTTAATATCGGTGTGTATGTCTAGACCTTCTCCAATAATATCGGCAATGGTCATACGTGTATTCAAGGATGCATAAGGGTCTTGGAAAATCATTTGAATTCTTTTTCTATATTTAAGCATTTCTTTTGGTGAAATATTGGTAATGTCTTCACCATCATAGATGATCTTGCCACCCGTTGGTTCATACAATCTTACGATTGCTCTTCCTGTTGTGGACTTACCACAGCCGGATTCTCCAACCAGACCAAAGGTTTCGCCTTTATTGATCACAAAAGAAATACCATCCACTGCTTTTAAATATTTACGTTTACTTTCAACCATACTGTGTTTGACGGTGAAATATTTCTTAAGTCCTTTTATCTCTAGTAATACTTTCTTATCCGGCATCAATATCACATCCTTTTATGTAACCTTCGACTTCTGGTGCATCATCATGGATTAGCCAACATGCTGATGTGTGTCCTTCACTTATTTTGTAAGTCGGTGCCATTTCTTCTTTACATATTTCCATCGCATGAGGACATCTATATGAGAAAGGACAGCCTTTTGGAGGATTTAGTAAATCCGGTGGTGATCCGGGTATGGGGACCAATCGTTCTTTTGCTGCTGCATCCATACGGGGTACAGAATTCATCAAGCCCCTTGTGTAAGGATGTTGTGGACTATGAAAAATCTCATCCACAGTGCCTTTTTCCATAATCATACCACCATACATAACAATCATATGCTTACAGGTTTCTGCTATCACACCTAAATCATGGGTAATTATCATAATAGATGTATCAATCTCACTGGCTAGTTTTTTCATAATCTCCAGTATTTGTGCTTGAATTGTTACATCTAGCGCTGTTGTAGGCTCATCCGCAATTAAAAGTTTGGGGTTGCATGATAGAGCTGTTGCAATCATGGCTCTCTGACGCATACCACCTGAGAACTCATGAGGATAGGCATTGATTCTTTTTTCCGGTTCAGGAATACCCACCATACGTAGCTTATCAACTGCAATCTCAAGTGCCTTTTTCTTAGATACTTTTTGATGCCTTCTAATAACTTCGACCATCAGATTTCTAATGGTAAATACTGGATTGAGAGAGGTCATCGGATCTTGAAAGATCATCGAAATCTCTTTACCACGAATTTTACACATTTCTTCGTTGCTTTTTGTGGAAATAACTTCACCATTAAAGATGATTTCCCCACCTTTGATTTTTCCGGGATGATCGATAAGTCCCATTATAGAAAGAGCTGTCACACTTTTTCCACTGCCGGATTCACCAACGATACCAAGAATATCGCCTTTTTCCATTGAAAAACTATTACCACGTACAGCTTGTACTTCGCCCATATGGGTGTAAAAAGATGTACTTAGATTTTTGACTTCTAATATTTTACTCATTTTATTAACCTATCCTTTCCTTAGTCGTGGATCAAGTGCATCTCGTAATCCATCCCCTAAGAAATTAAATGCAAGAATAATAATTGCAATCGTAAGAGCAGGGAAGAACAATTGATAAGGGTATGTCAAAAGCCCTGAAAGGGAATTGTTCGCTAGTGTTCCAAGAGATGCTTGAGGTGCAGATACGCCAAGACCAATGAAACTTAAAAATGCCTCTGTAAAAACAGCACTTGGAATCATCATGGTCATAGATACGATAATCGGACCCATAGCATTTGGAATCAAGTGTCTAAATATAATCTTATACCTAGGCACACCAATGACACTGGCTGCCAATACAAATTCTTGTTCCTTTAGTGCCAACATCTGCCCACGAACCAACCTAGCCATGGACACCCAGTAAACCGTACTGAGTGCTATAACAATATTGGTCAAACCGTCATTATCTTTGAAGGTAACCATTAATAGAATAACATATAAAATCAAAGGTACGGAATTGATAATATCCACGATACGCATCATAAACTCATCTACTTTACCGCCTTCAAAGCCTGAAATGCTACCATATACCACGCCAATCATAAGGTTCACGAGCGTAGCTATGAATGCGATCATCAAAGATATTCTCGTACCATACATAACACGGGTTAAAATATCGCGACCTAAGTCGTCTGTTCCAAAAGGAAATGTTCGATTGAAAATTTTATCATTCGGTTGGGTATAAACAACGCCATTGTACTCAATTGTATGATCATAATCAAAACCTTGTTTGGAAGGCAGCAAATTATAAGAAAAATCAAGTGTCACTTCTTCAAAATCATCTTCTGTACCATACTTATAGACATAAATCTTGTTAATCATGTCTCTTTGGAGCTTGTCCGGTTCAAGGCGGTCATAAACTTCACCATCATCCGTTACCAAGAATATGTTGTAGTCATTGGATAAATGAAAGTTCACATTTTCTCCCACATCGAAGATTTCTAACCTCGGTGGTAAATTTTTGAACTTATTCAATTGATCTGAGTAAGAATATTTCGTCATACTTGGTCCAAATAGACCAAATAGAAGTACAATAATAATGGTAAAAGCCCCAACCATAGCAAGCTTATTTTTCTTAAGTCTACGCCAAGCATCCTGCCAGTACGTTAAACTTGGGCGTGATACTTCCATGTCTTCTGTATTGTCTTTGATGAATACAAATCTTTTATCTGCCATGATTATTTTTCCTTCCCAAGTTTTATTCTAGGGTCAATAAACCCGTATGCAATATCTACAAGTAATACCATAATGATATAAAAGGCTGCATAGAAAACAGTAATACCAGTGATTGTTGTATAGTCTCGATTACCAACACTTTCCACAAAATATCGGCCCATACCCGGTACAGCAAATATTTTTTCAATAACGAAGGAACCGGTTAAAATAGCTGCAATCATAGGGCCAAGATAAGTAACAACAGGAATTAAAGCATTCTTAATAGCATGCTTATAGATGACTTTGAATTCACTCAAGCCGTTGGCTCTTGCTGTACGAATATAGTCTTGTCTTAATACTTCAAGCATACTGGATCTTGTAAGTCTTGCAACAAAGGATAATGAATAGCCGGACAAGGCCAATACCGGTCCGACATAACCAAGGGGTGAGGTGACACCGAAACTGGGCAAGATACCTAATTTGCCCGCAAAAAAATAGATAATCAAGGTCGCCATAACAAAACTGGGCACTGTAACACCTAGCGTAGCCATAAACATAACCAGATAATCAATGGGCTTATTTTGTTTTAGTGCCGAGACAATGCCAAGGGGAATACCAAAAAGTACTATGAGTATCGTTGCATACAAGCCGATTCTGGCAGATGCGGGAAAACCGGAAATAATCAAATCGTTAACGGTTGTTCCTATTTTTGAATAAGATGGTCCAAGATCAAAAGTGACCAATCCTTTTACATAATCAAAATACTGTTCATAAATTGGAGCGTCCAAATTATACTTTTCATTGAGTGTTTTTAATATTTCATCCGGCACAGGTCGTTCCCGTGTAAAAGGACCTCCTGGTATAGAATGCATCATCACAAATGTTAGTGTCGTGATAATTAAGAGGGTAATCAACGCTGAGAGAATTCGTTTTGCGTAATAACCTTTCATTTTAAAGCTCCTTTCGACATTTATGATTCTAATACTAACCAACACATTCATGCGGCTGATGACTATAATCTTATTCAAGTAAAAGGTTCTTATCATTGACCTTAATGTACCTTAAATTTAGTAGATTATAAAATAATTTTACTGTACAGAATCCTTAATTTACTAGGATAGTATATAATAAATCAAAACCGATGTAAAGCGTTTTCCCTTAAAAGACATTTGTTTTTCCTTGACATTAAAAAAATTTTACTACCTTATATATTTTTCTTCGATTTTATGGTTTCAGATGATTCGATGCGAGCCTAATGTCAGAAAAAGACACACAAACATCGTTATTGAATATGTTTCTTGTTCTACCTTATATATTGATAATAAATAATGCATCTCATTGACAAAAATGTTATCTATCTATAGAATCAAAATAAGGTTCTGCCTCGTTTTGATTGCAAATTGTTCACGGCGTGAACGCATATAAGGAGAAAATTATGGCTACATTTAATGAATTAAAAATAAGCGACACCTTTATTATGGGACTTAAACACGAAAATATTATAGATCCTACTGACATACAAAGCATAACCATTAAACACATTTTGGATAATAAAGACCTCATAGCTGAAGCCATCACAGGAAGCGGTAAGACCTTAGCCTACCTATTGCCTTCTTTTCAACGTATTGATACAGACTCTAAAGACCTGCACACTTTAATTTTGGCACCTACCCACGAACTGGTT from Petrocella atlantisensis includes:
- a CDS encoding ABC transporter ATP-binding protein, translated to MPDKKVLLEIKGLKKYFTVKHSMVESKRKYLKAVDGISFVINKGETFGLVGESGCGKSTTGRAIVRLYEPTGGKIIYDGEDITNISPKEMLKYRKRIQMIFQDPYASLNTRMTIADIIGEGLDIHTDIKGEARMERIHDLLTRVGLKKEHASRYPHEFSGGQRQRIGIARAIAIEPDLIICDEPISALDVSIQAQVVNMLEDLQKELGLTYLFIAHDLSMVKHISDRIGVMYLGHMMEIAESNELYEKPLHPYTKALLSSIPIPDPRAKKEGRIVLEGDVRSPIDPKEGCRFSSRCRYCEEICDEVTPELVEVLPDHFVACHLVKKINNL
- a CDS encoding ABC transporter permease, encoding MKGYYAKRILSALITLLIITTLTFVMMHSIPGGPFTRERPVPDEILKTLNEKYNLDAPIYEQYFDYVKGLVTFDLGPSYSKIGTTVNDLIISGFPASARIGLYATILIVLFGIPLGIVSALKQNKPIDYLVMFMATLGVTVPSFVMATLIIYFFAGKLGILPSFGVTSPLGYVGPVLALSGYSLSFVARLTRSSMLEVLRQDYIRTARANGLSEFKVIYKHAIKNALIPVVTYLGPMIAAILTGSFVIEKIFAVPGMGRYFVESVGNRDYTTITGITVFYAAFYIIMVLLVDIAYGFIDPRIKLGKEK
- a CDS encoding ABC transporter permease, whose protein sequence is MADKRFVFIKDNTEDMEVSRPSLTYWQDAWRRLKKNKLAMVGAFTIIIVLLFGLFGPSMTKYSYSDQLNKFKNLPPRLEIFDVGENVNFHLSNDYNIFLVTDDGEVYDRLEPDKLQRDMINKIYVYKYGTEDDFEEVTLDFSYNLLPSKQGFDYDHTIEYNGVVYTQPNDKIFNRTFPFGTDDLGRDILTRVMYGTRISLMIAFIATLVNLMIGVVYGSISGFEGGKVDEFMMRIVDIINSVPLILYVILLMVTFKDNDGLTNIVIALSTVYWVSMARLVRGQMLALKEQEFVLAASVIGVPRYKIIFRHLIPNAMGPIIVSMTMMIPSAVFTEAFLSFIGLGVSAPQASLGTLANNSLSGLLTYPYQLFFPALTIAIIILAFNFLGDGLRDALDPRLRKG
- a CDS encoding ABC transporter ATP-binding protein, whose product is MSKILEVKNLSTSFYTHMGEVQAVRGNSFSMEKGDILGIVGESGSGKSVTALSIMGLIDHPGKIKGGEIIFNGEVISTKSNEEMCKIRGKEISMIFQDPMTSLNPVFTIRNLMVEVIRRHQKVSKKKALEIAVDKLRMVGIPEPEKRINAYPHEFSGGMRQRAMIATALSCNPKLLIADEPTTALDVTIQAQILEIMKKLASEIDTSIMIITHDLGVIAETCKHMIVMYGGMIMEKGTVDEIFHSPQHPYTRGLMNSVPRMDAAAKERLVPIPGSPPDLLNPPKGCPFSYRCPHAMEICKEEMAPTYKISEGHTSACWLIHDDAPEVEGYIKGCDIDAG